A window of the Helianthus annuus cultivar XRQ/B chromosome 4, HanXRQr2.0-SUNRISE, whole genome shotgun sequence genome harbors these coding sequences:
- the LOC110873238 gene encoding uncharacterized protein LOC110873238, with amino-acid sequence MSYSPSLQQPVVAGSTREAMSGNNTVAGYSEKWTTLEAILNHGRRNRQHTSAEFTCHVQLKRIRNNQEWFRLTCGGGGCMKGVVGEYNNMWCDGCENPVLFPRVSFRLELEVFDSTAEAVIVCFDDTAERLTKATAHDILTAESVLSGVYNLYSTDIQDKFTPVIVRNPDNGISALPKCLQSLVGSTQTLLLDSCMYYDHGSFESFNCKNVLLYGDGGGCVGSSTPHSLSNKDNEVVPIPTPVKHVETTIRTTYTNSGSDSEENVDDDPRERQSTGDGIWDDRAMR; translated from the exons AT GTCATACTCGCCTTCTCTTCAACAACCTGTAGTTGCTGGATCTACACGTGAGGCCATGTCAGGGAACAACACTGTCGCCGGCTATTCAGAAAAATGGACCACCCTAGAAGCCATCTTGAACCACGGAAGAAGAAATAGGCAACACACG AGTGCTGAATTCACCTGTCATGTTCAACTTAAGCGCATACGCAATAACCAGGAGTGGTTCAGGCTGACATGTGGCGGTGGAGGCTGCATGAAAGGTGTAGTAGGTGAATACAACAATATGTGGTGTGATGGGTGCGAAAACCCCGTACTCTTCCCAAGAGTAAG TTTCAGGCTAGAACTCGAGGTGTTTGATTCAACAGCCGAAGCTGTCATTGTCTGCTTTGATGACACCGCCGAACGCTTGACAAAGGCCACTGCTCATGATATACTCACAGCGGAGTCTGTCCTATCAGGCGTCTACAACCTTTATTCTACCGACATCCAGGATAAGTTCACTCCGGTGATAGTAAGAAACCCCGACAACGGCATTTCAGCACTGCCGAAATGTTTGCAGTCTCTTGTGGGCAGCACTCAGACCCTCCTGCTTGATTCATGTATGTACTATGATCATGGTTCTTTCGAAAGTTTTAACTGCAAGAATGTTCTTCTATACGGAGATGGCGGTGGGTGCGTTGGTTCTTCCACACCTCATTCGCTCTCTAATAAAGACAATGAGGTAGTGCCGATACCGACACCAGTTAAGCATGTTGAAACGACCATAAG GACTACTTATACAAATTCGGGTTCGGATTCAGAAGAAAACGTTGACGATGATCCACGTGAAAG GCAGTCGACCGGTGATGGGATTTGGGATGATCGTGCCATGCGTTAA
- the LOC118491727 gene encoding uncharacterized protein LOC118491727, producing MHYDSPGEVGSSPEEVEARRSRTESDGTLFFCSDITSSSFRTDSCRKPAGDRRTSQRGSFYHVRPRRDTKTSPKNPSIAGESAKTTGVTRTQFRITSLVRSLGITQSLLVRYFKGSSNATMVDVDDAWNLVGCLDTHLKRIVFILYYFIIHVIVFVSKAL from the exons ATGCACTACGACTCGCCAGGAGAAGTCGGGTCGTCGCCGGAAGAAGTCGAGGCTCGTCGGAGCCGTACGGAATCTGACGGAACTCTTTTCTTTTGTTCGGACATCACCTCCTCTTCGTTTCGCACTGATTCTTGTCGGAAGCCAGCCGGAGACCGACGGACATCGCAACGGGGATCATTCTATCATGTTCGACCTCGACGAGACACGAAAACATCGCCGAAAAACCCAAGCATCGCCGGAGAATCGGCGAAGACGACGGGAGTTACTCGTACACAGTTTCG GATAACTTCTCTCGTTCGTTCTCTTGGAATTACtcaatctttactcgtgcgttatttcaaGGGATCTTCAAATGCAACTAtg gtggatgtcgacgatgcatggaatttagtaggatgcttagatacacacttaaaaagaattgtattcatattgtattattttattattcacgttattgtatttgtttcaaaagccttgtaa